From a single Candidatus Krumholzibacteriota bacterium genomic region:
- a CDS encoding phosphatidylglycerophosphatase A yields MKKFVVTILGSFFYTGFFPFASATFACAVWIAVWLFVPGAKYFTHPVVVVLAIPVAIYLANVMEDYYGHDASEIVVDEFIGMQITLFMIQPAWKVGIAAFILFRIFDIIKPFPAGRAERLKGGLGVVADDALAGVYSFIALFILMRFFDLT; encoded by the coding sequence ATGAAAAAATTCGTCGTGACAATTCTGGGCTCTTTTTTTTATACGGGGTTTTTCCCTTTCGCATCAGCTACCTTTGCCTGCGCGGTGTGGATAGCGGTCTGGCTCTTTGTCCCGGGCGCGAAATACTTCACGCATCCGGTCGTGGTTGTCTTAGCGATACCGGTCGCGATTTATCTCGCTAACGTTATGGAGGATTACTATGGCCATGACGCGTCGGAGATCGTCGTCGACGAATTTATCGGTATGCAGATAACACTTTTCATGATTCAACCCGCGTGGAAGGTGGGTATAGCCGCCTTTATCCTTTTCAGAATATTCGATATCATCAAGCCATTCCCCGCGGGACGGGCGGAGAGACTCAAGGGCGGCCTGGGCGTCGTGGCCGATGATGCTCTTGCGGGAGTCTATTCGTTCATAGCGCTCTTTATCCTCATGAGGTTTTTTGATCTTACCTGA
- a CDS encoding nicotinamide-nucleotide amidohydrolase family protein, which yields MRIEIITIGNEVLRNETSENNGAYLSSSLTAIGSEPSRITILPDDRGTIRTELEAASKRSDVVIVTGGLGPTVDDVTRLAAIDLAGGRTDISDEITDSIAEKFGERQQAVPKGYIDLARIPAGAKVLPNKVGAAPGLAMKAGESEIYMLPGVPAEMRSIFQASVLPGLTGQDNDIKRVISIFGMMETTAEEILSRVVDSRSMEKISIIAGPDGIRLYLPSKSIGEDQIERLRDEFGSYIFSIASERLEEVVLRMLASSGATLSTAESLTGGLIASTLVSVPGASGSFIEGFITYSNDAKVDRLGVERSLIESFGAVSEEVCVSMAEGAIRVSGSDMALSTTGIAGPGGATGQKPVGLCYLGLAAGSDIFCREIRVAGDREMVRKRCVCTALDMLRLFLSGKEERLAEYRIATDGAAGFNGESTGK from the coding sequence ATGAGGATCGAGATAATCACTATAGGAAATGAAGTCCTTCGCAATGAGACATCTGAGAATAATGGCGCTTATTTATCATCGAGCCTTACGGCGATTGGATCGGAACCTTCAAGGATCACCATACTTCCCGATGACAGAGGGACAATAAGAACAGAACTCGAAGCGGCATCGAAACGCTCGGATGTCGTGATAGTCACGGGGGGTCTGGGTCCCACCGTCGACGATGTCACCCGCCTGGCGGCGATCGACCTTGCCGGAGGCAGGACTGATATCAGTGATGAGATAACAGATTCGATAGCCGAAAAATTCGGCGAACGCCAACAGGCAGTTCCGAAAGGTTATATCGATCTTGCCAGGATCCCCGCCGGCGCGAAGGTACTTCCAAACAAAGTCGGCGCGGCTCCAGGGCTCGCGATGAAAGCGGGAGAGAGCGAGATATACATGCTTCCAGGAGTACCAGCCGAGATGCGTTCGATTTTTCAGGCTTCGGTACTTCCAGGGCTCACCGGACAGGACAATGATATCAAGAGGGTCATCAGTATTTTCGGTATGATGGAGACGACGGCAGAGGAAATCCTCTCGAGGGTTGTCGACAGCCGGTCGATGGAGAAGATCTCGATAATCGCGGGTCCGGATGGGATAAGGCTCTATCTGCCGTCAAAAAGTATCGGAGAAGATCAAATTGAGAGGTTGCGCGACGAGTTCGGAAGTTATATTTTTTCGATCGCTTCGGAAAGGTTGGAAGAGGTTGTTCTGCGTATGCTGGCAAGTTCAGGCGCCACCCTTTCGACAGCCGAATCGTTGACCGGCGGACTTATAGCTTCGACCCTGGTCTCAGTACCGGGAGCGAGTGGATCGTTCATCGAAGGGTTCATTACCTACTCCAACGATGCCAAGGTCGACAGGTTGGGAGTCGAGCGGTCTCTCATCGAAAGCTTCGGCGCTGTGAGCGAAGAGGTCTGCGTCTCGATGGCGGAAGGGGCGATCAGGGTTTCGGGATCGGATATGGCTCTCTCGACCACGGGGATAGCAGGTCCGGGAGGCGCGACGGGTCAAAAACCTGTCGGGCTCTGTTATCTCGGCCTTGCAGCGGGAAGCGATATCTTCTGCCGAGAGATCAGGGTTGCGGGCGACAGGGAGATGGTGAGAAAAAGATGCGTCTGTACTGCTCTGGACATGTTGAGGCTGTTTCTTTCCGGAAAAGAAGAAAGACTTGCCGAATACAGAATCGCGACAGATGGCGCAGCGGGTTTTAACGGCGAGAGCACGGGGAAATAA
- the ychF gene encoding redox-regulated ATPase YchF: protein MIAAITGLMQSGKSTLFAALSGREPAPPGYAGVTESIVNVPDGRFEWLIDYYNPEKVTYATIDCLDLPGFDFDDEKGRSMARKIFNRVRLADLLVLVVQAYEPRPDMKENILRDVNTLLTEYLLSDLEIVTNRVERLEKEVLKATKFQDQKKEELDIQRRLLTHLESERPVSEASLRPREIEVIKSLGLLTMKPAMVIINTGEADPAGHFDLSSSIGSGIPVISVCARLEQEISLLDEASRAEFIKELGLGESALSVFVGTAYKAMGLISFLTVGEDEVRAWPVREGTIAHDAAGKVHSDIKRGFIRAETMAYDELKGLGSEKAMKAAGKIRLEGKDYIVRDGDIISYRFNV from the coding sequence ATGATAGCAGCGATAACAGGTCTTATGCAATCGGGCAAGAGTACCCTCTTCGCCGCGCTCAGCGGAAGGGAACCGGCGCCTCCCGGATATGCCGGAGTCACCGAATCTATCGTCAATGTGCCTGACGGGAGATTCGAATGGCTTATAGATTATTATAATCCTGAAAAAGTGACATACGCGACGATTGATTGTCTCGATCTTCCCGGATTTGATTTCGATGACGAGAAAGGGCGGTCGATGGCGAGAAAGATCTTTAACCGGGTCAGGCTTGCCGATCTTCTCGTCCTTGTCGTTCAGGCATATGAGCCGCGGCCGGATATGAAGGAGAATATTCTGCGCGACGTGAATACCCTGCTCACCGAATACCTTCTGTCCGATCTCGAGATCGTCACCAACCGCGTCGAGAGACTCGAAAAGGAAGTCCTCAAAGCGACGAAATTCCAGGATCAGAAAAAAGAAGAACTCGATATCCAGCGCAGGCTGCTTACTCACCTGGAGTCGGAAAGACCGGTTTCCGAAGCCTCTCTGCGTCCGCGCGAGATAGAGGTGATTAAGTCGCTCGGCCTGCTCACCATGAAACCGGCTATGGTCATAATCAATACTGGCGAAGCCGATCCGGCGGGCCATTTCGATCTTTCTTCTTCGATCGGGAGTGGAATTCCAGTAATATCCGTCTGTGCCCGGCTTGAACAGGAAATATCGCTTCTTGACGAAGCGAGCAGGGCTGAATTTATCAAGGAGCTCGGTCTTGGCGAAAGCGCCTTGTCGGTCTTCGTCGGCACCGCGTACAAGGCGATGGGACTGATAAGCTTTCTCACCGTCGGGGAGGATGAAGTAAGGGCATGGCCGGTAAGAGAGGGTACGATCGCGCATGACGCGGCAGGCAAGGTGCACAGCGATATAAAAAGGGGATTTATACGAGCCGAGACGATGGCATATGACGAACTGAAGGGGCTCGGATCGGAAAAAGCGATGAAAGCGGCGGGAAAGATCAGACTTGAAGGAAAAGACTATATCGTCAGGGATGGGGATATCATCTCTTACCGTTTTAATGTTTAG
- the thpR gene encoding RNA 2',3'-cyclic phosphodiesterase, with protein sequence MIRVFYAVRISNDVKEMVTAAIERSSLSGVPWRWIDPASYHLTIRFIGETDERMIAALGRAGRAAAADCSPFTVRFGSLGGFPDLARPRVLFFNVEEGGQELSGLASNVEREIEYLGFERDKRPFRSHLTLARVKRPIDERIRRGLSSVEKLPADAEQIVSRLLLMRSHLAKTGAIYEVLDEFPMGPSKITSDHE encoded by the coding sequence ATGATCAGGGTCTTCTACGCAGTCCGAATATCAAACGATGTAAAGGAGATGGTCACGGCGGCGATCGAAAGATCCTCGCTTTCCGGCGTCCCCTGGAGGTGGATCGATCCAGCCAGCTATCATCTGACGATCCGGTTCATTGGCGAGACAGACGAAAGGATGATCGCCGCGCTCGGCAGGGCGGGCAGGGCGGCTGCGGCGGATTGCTCTCCTTTCACTGTCAGATTCGGCTCCCTTGGAGGATTTCCAGATCTTGCAAGGCCGCGAGTCCTTTTTTTCAATGTCGAAGAGGGAGGACAGGAGCTTTCCGGTCTTGCCTCCAACGTGGAGCGGGAGATCGAATACCTTGGTTTTGAAAGGGATAAAAGGCCTTTCCGTTCTCACCTGACACTTGCGAGGGTAAAACGCCCGATAGATGAACGTATAAGAAGAGGACTGAGCTCGGTCGAAAAACTTCCTGCGGATGCTGAGCAGATAGTCTCCCGCCTTCTGCTCATGCGAAGCCATCTGGCAAAAACGGGAGCGATTTACGAAGTGTTGGATGAATTTCCCATGGGCCCCTCGAAGATTACAAGCGATCATGAATAA
- a CDS encoding MFS transporter, translated as MNKPFSLFKGISRNIIVLGFVSLFTDLGSQMVFPLIPLFLITVIGTGASIVGIVEGVAETTASLLKVVSGSYSDRIKKRKPFILFGYSVSTLAKPLFAFAGSWFFVLSVRVVERIGKGLRNAPRDALVAESSSVGTRGKAYGFHRAMDGIGSIAGALVAYLLLPVLGYRKIFFLALFPGIAAVLLISMINEKKGHPVSGKINPSPGESFRDMPGNLRLFIVAATLFALGHFGYAFLLLKAKQIGLADNTAILLYTLFYSVYTLCVMPFGMLSDRIGRKPVILAGYSVFALTSAGLIFTSSLEAIVVFFIVYGFFYAMIDGVQRAYVADLAPVESRATALGIFHASIGLIALPGGFLAGFIWDRTGPEGTFLYGLISSLVAIILFLFVRDEKEVI; from the coding sequence ATGAATAAACCATTCTCTCTGTTCAAAGGAATCAGCAGGAATATTATCGTCCTGGGATTTGTAAGCCTGTTCACGGATCTCGGCAGCCAGATGGTCTTTCCCCTGATACCTCTCTTTCTCATCACGGTGATAGGGACCGGCGCCTCAATAGTGGGGATCGTCGAAGGTGTGGCGGAGACGACGGCATCGTTGCTCAAGGTCGTGTCGGGGTCTTATTCAGACAGGATCAAGAAGAGAAAACCTTTTATCCTGTTCGGTTATTCCGTCTCGACCCTGGCAAAACCGCTTTTCGCTTTTGCCGGGAGCTGGTTTTTCGTCCTTTCGGTAAGGGTCGTAGAGAGGATCGGAAAGGGTCTGAGGAACGCTCCCAGGGACGCGCTGGTCGCCGAATCGAGCAGCGTCGGGACAAGGGGAAAAGCATATGGTTTTCACAGGGCGATGGACGGTATAGGATCGATAGCGGGGGCGCTGGTTGCTTATCTGCTTCTCCCCGTTCTCGGTTACAGAAAGATATTTTTTCTTGCTCTCTTTCCCGGGATCGCCGCTGTCCTGCTCATTTCGATGATAAACGAGAAGAAGGGCCACCCTGTTTCCGGAAAGATAAATCCATCGCCTGGAGAGAGCTTCAGGGATATGCCGGGTAACCTGAGACTTTTTATCGTCGCGGCGACGCTTTTCGCTCTCGGCCATTTCGGTTACGCTTTTCTCCTGCTCAAAGCGAAGCAGATTGGACTTGCCGACAACACGGCGATCCTTCTTTATACGCTCTTCTATTCAGTCTATACGCTTTGCGTAATGCCTTTCGGCATGCTATCGGACAGGATAGGGAGAAAACCGGTCATCCTCGCCGGATATTCTGTTTTCGCCCTTACTTCAGCCGGATTGATATTTACTTCCAGTCTCGAAGCGATAGTCGTTTTCTTTATCGTCTACGGATTTTTCTACGCGATGATCGACGGCGTCCAGAGAGCTTACGTGGCTGACCTCGCTCCAGTGGAGTCAAGGGCGACGGCGCTGGGGATCTTCCATGCTTCTATCGGCCTGATAGCTCTTCCCGGCGGATTTCTCGCTGGTTTTATCTGGGACAGAACCGGTCCGGAAGGGACTTTTCTATACGGCCTGATATCGAGCCTCGTGGCGATCATCCTTTTCCTCTTTGTCAGGGATGAAAAGGAAGTAATCTGA
- the recA gene encoding recombinase RecA — protein sequence MESDNREKAIELAVDQIEKQFGQGSIMRLGEEGAIAEIEAIPTGSLALDIALGIGGVPRGRVIEIYGPEGSGKTTLTCSIIANAQRMGGVAAFIDAEHALDIGYTRKIGVDVDNLLISQPDTGEQALEIAEVLIRSNAIDVVVIDSVAALVPSAEIEGQMGDTHVGLQARLMSQALRKISGAVSKSNTTMIFTNQIRMKIGVLFGNPETTPGGNALKFYSTVRMDIRRIGQIKDRDAIIGNNTRVKVVKNKVAAPFRQAEFEILFGEGISYESDLIELGVASGILTKMGSWYSFGETRLGQGKDNTRIFMKENSDIKREIEESVWAHYGVGRPGGPAKPEGDSIE from the coding sequence GTGGAATCTGATAACAGGGAAAAAGCGATAGAGCTCGCTGTCGACCAGATCGAGAAACAGTTCGGACAGGGTTCCATCATGCGGCTCGGAGAAGAAGGCGCTATCGCGGAGATAGAGGCTATTCCTACCGGATCCCTCGCGCTCGATATCGCGCTTGGTATCGGGGGAGTGCCCAGGGGAAGGGTCATCGAGATCTACGGGCCTGAGGGCTCGGGGAAAACGACGCTTACCTGTTCGATAATCGCCAACGCGCAACGCATGGGCGGAGTCGCCGCTTTCATTGACGCCGAACATGCTCTCGATATAGGTTACACGAGGAAGATCGGAGTGGATGTCGATAATCTCCTCATATCGCAGCCAGATACCGGAGAACAGGCTCTCGAGATCGCAGAAGTCCTGATCCGAAGCAACGCCATAGATGTAGTAGTGATCGATTCGGTCGCTGCTCTCGTCCCTTCGGCGGAGATCGAAGGCCAGATGGGGGATACGCATGTCGGGTTGCAGGCGAGATTGATGTCCCAGGCGCTCAGGAAGATATCGGGCGCCGTATCGAAGTCAAACACAACGATGATATTCACCAACCAGATCAGGATGAAGATAGGAGTACTGTTCGGAAATCCTGAGACGACTCCCGGCGGAAACGCGCTGAAATTCTATTCCACTGTCAGGATGGATATAAGGAGGATCGGCCAGATCAAGGACCGTGACGCGATCATCGGTAATAATACAAGGGTAAAAGTGGTCAAGAACAAGGTCGCCGCTCCTTTCAGGCAGGCTGAATTCGAGATATTATTCGGCGAAGGAATAAGCTATGAGAGTGATCTTATAGAACTCGGCGTCGCGTCGGGGATATTGACGAAGATGGGAAGCTGGTATTCCTTCGGGGAGACGAGGTTGGGCCAGGGAAAGGATAATACCAGGATATTCATGAAGGAAAACAGCGATATCAAGCGAGAGATAGAGGAGAGTGTATGGGCTCATTACGGCGTCGGACGACCCGGCGGACCGGCAAAACCGGAAGGTGATTCGATCGAATAG
- a CDS encoding regulatory protein RecX: protein MIRSNRESEEVVDIRRKTGKLRVLITSAEHRYLILDQPGNEEYFEKGAVLGPKQLEELESRVAREAGLVLAYNLLSRRDRSVMEIERALADENIEKREVIDYIVETLRRHGYLNDRRLASGFVEYRKKHRPAGPGLIRKKLREAGIDEEIIDMEVERNFPENEEKKTAFQLAEKKLASMRGVEREASVRRLNGFLTRKGFSRSVINEICARVLKKETFGE from the coding sequence GTGATTCGATCGAATAGAGAGTCCGAAGAAGTAGTCGATATCCGCAGGAAAACCGGTAAGCTGAGGGTCCTGATCACATCCGCGGAGCACCGGTATCTTATCCTAGATCAGCCCGGAAACGAGGAATATTTCGAGAAAGGGGCCGTTCTGGGCCCGAAGCAGCTTGAGGAGCTTGAATCGAGAGTCGCCCGGGAAGCAGGGCTTGTTCTTGCGTATAATCTTCTGTCAAGACGCGATCGCAGCGTGATGGAGATAGAGAGAGCCCTCGCTGATGAAAATATAGAAAAACGGGAAGTAATCGATTATATTGTTGAAACTCTGCGGCGTCATGGCTACCTCAATGACCGCCGCCTGGCCTCGGGTTTCGTGGAGTACAGGAAAAAACACAGACCCGCGGGTCCTGGTCTGATCAGGAAGAAATTGAGGGAAGCGGGGATCGATGAAGAGATCATCGATATGGAAGTCGAGAGGAATTTCCCGGAAAACGAAGAGAAAAAAACAGCTTTCCAGCTTGCGGAGAAGAAACTGGCCTCGATGAGGGGTGTTGAAAGGGAAGCTTCTGTTCGACGGTTGAACGGATTTCTGACAAGAAAGGGATTTTCACGATCGGTCATCAATGAGATCTGCGCCCGCGTTTTGAAAAAAGAGACTTTTGGAGAATAA
- the alaS gene encoding alanine--tRNA ligase, which yields MNSNVRTAHQIRKAYVDFFLERGHTRVPGAPLVPKGDPTLLFTSAGMVQFKDFYLQPDNLPYTRAVSVQKCLRAGDLESVGKTLRHHTFFEMLGNFSFGDYFKKEAISWAWEFVTEILRIPEERLYISIYEDDDEAFALWNKDAGVPAAKIVRLGKKDNFWGPVGKTGVCGPCSEIYYDAGEEKGCGSDDCAPGCECDRYLEFWNLVFPQFFLEEDGNLRPLEKPGIDTGAGLERIAMIMQGVEDNFHTDLFAPITRAVVERLPEGSVACPEDMMDINMIADHARALTFTIAEGIYPANEGRGYLLRRILRRALTRLHLFGVNEPFLNGLVGDIISVMRDDYPDLQQHCGDIEKIVRSEEESFFRTLEDGRGRFSSIVLEVSSEGSRVIDGQRAFLLYDTYGFPLELTVALAAREGMTVDEEGFSAAMNEQRKRAQKSSSFSSGESVIVTMTNVSEGETSVFTGYEKTEEEAAVRSFREIEKKERADITWSDISGKGWEIVFDRTPFYATSGGQMADRGTVGIAGHTLEVMDVFKRGGEIIHLVESPRKGFDLAKDLEKGHGARLMIDLSWRKATEGNHTTTHLLHAALKKIVGTHVAQAGSSVDGERLRFDFSHYRPLTSEEKRSVEKTVNRWISEAHQVRTEIMSYQEALKSDVVALFDEKYGDTVRVVRTGDISAELCGGTHIDNTGRIGLFLILSESSVAAGVRRIEGVTGEAAIRYMHEVFDRDESVAGLLKVSPSDMMARVSSILSEIDEMKREIKKLQSGETGGEMEKIIQSAAVVEGIRIASGRINVRESGDLRNQADIFRSRVASGVGVFSCPQKGKMQFVITVTDDLLKKGIEAGLLVQALGEIAGGGGGGKKHLAQLGTKEMESEKKVFEALPGVVKKLLSD from the coding sequence ATGAACAGTAATGTCAGGACGGCACATCAGATCAGGAAAGCATACGTCGATTTTTTTCTGGAAAGAGGACATACGAGAGTCCCGGGCGCTCCACTTGTTCCCAAGGGAGACCCCACCCTGCTCTTTACGTCGGCCGGCATGGTCCAGTTCAAGGATTTCTATCTTCAACCGGACAACCTTCCCTATACGAGGGCTGTCTCAGTCCAGAAATGCCTGCGTGCCGGGGATCTTGAAAGTGTTGGAAAGACGCTTCGTCATCATACCTTTTTCGAGATGCTGGGAAATTTCAGCTTCGGCGATTATTTCAAGAAAGAAGCGATATCCTGGGCTTGGGAGTTTGTGACGGAGATCCTCCGGATTCCCGAAGAAAGACTCTATATCAGTATATATGAAGATGATGACGAGGCTTTTGCCCTGTGGAACAAAGATGCCGGAGTACCGGCCGCAAAGATAGTAAGGCTCGGGAAAAAAGACAACTTCTGGGGCCCTGTCGGCAAGACCGGCGTCTGTGGCCCGTGTTCCGAGATCTATTACGATGCCGGAGAGGAAAAGGGATGCGGCAGCGATGATTGTGCTCCGGGCTGCGAGTGCGACAGGTATCTTGAATTCTGGAATCTTGTCTTTCCGCAGTTTTTCCTTGAAGAGGACGGGAATCTCCGGCCGCTGGAAAAACCGGGGATAGATACCGGGGCGGGACTTGAACGGATTGCGATGATCATGCAGGGAGTCGAGGATAATTTCCATACTGACCTGTTCGCTCCGATCACGAGAGCTGTGGTCGAAAGGCTTCCGGAAGGAAGCGTGGCCTGTCCCGAAGATATGATGGATATAAATATGATCGCCGATCATGCCAGGGCCCTGACATTCACTATAGCGGAGGGTATATACCCGGCAAACGAGGGACGGGGATATCTCCTGCGAAGAATACTCAGGCGAGCCCTGACCAGGCTGCATCTTTTCGGAGTAAACGAACCTTTCCTCAACGGGCTTGTCGGGGATATCATTTCGGTGATGAGGGATGATTACCCCGATCTTCAGCAACACTGCGGTGATATTGAAAAGATAGTGAGATCTGAAGAAGAAAGCTTCTTCAGGACGCTGGAGGATGGCCGGGGAAGATTCAGCTCCATTGTCCTCGAGGTGTCTTCAGAAGGCAGCAGGGTGATAGACGGACAGCGAGCTTTTCTTCTCTACGATACGTATGGATTTCCCCTCGAGTTGACTGTCGCGCTGGCTGCAAGGGAGGGGATGACGGTCGATGAGGAAGGATTTTCGGCGGCAATGAATGAGCAGAGAAAAAGAGCTCAGAAAAGCAGCAGTTTTTCATCCGGGGAATCGGTCATCGTGACGATGACGAATGTTTCGGAAGGAGAAACTTCGGTTTTTACGGGATACGAAAAGACTGAAGAGGAAGCGGCAGTAAGATCTTTCCGTGAGATCGAAAAAAAGGAACGCGCCGATATAACCTGGTCGGATATTTCAGGAAAGGGTTGGGAAATCGTCTTCGACAGGACCCCTTTCTACGCGACATCGGGAGGCCAGATGGCCGATCGCGGAACTGTCGGGATCGCCGGGCATACTCTTGAAGTGATGGATGTCTTTAAACGGGGCGGAGAAATAATTCATCTGGTCGAGTCCCCCAGGAAAGGATTTGACCTGGCGAAGGACCTTGAAAAGGGCCACGGCGCCAGGCTGATGATCGATCTGTCCTGGAGAAAAGCGACAGAAGGAAATCATACAACGACTCACCTGCTTCACGCCGCCTTGAAGAAAATCGTCGGAACCCATGTCGCCCAGGCCGGATCGAGCGTTGACGGGGAGAGGCTGAGATTCGATTTCAGCCACTACCGACCTTTGACAAGCGAAGAAAAACGTTCTGTCGAGAAGACGGTCAACAGGTGGATCTCTGAAGCTCACCAGGTAAGGACCGAAATAATGTCGTATCAGGAAGCCCTGAAGAGCGATGTAGTCGCGTTGTTCGACGAAAAATACGGAGATACGGTGAGAGTCGTAAGGACAGGTGATATCTCGGCAGAACTCTGCGGTGGGACTCATATCGACAACACTGGCCGAATAGGGTTGTTTCTCATACTTTCCGAGAGCAGCGTCGCGGCAGGCGTAAGAAGGATAGAAGGAGTCACTGGAGAGGCCGCCATAAGATATATGCATGAGGTTTTCGATCGCGATGAGTCTGTCGCGGGGTTGTTAAAGGTCTCTCCTTCTGATATGATGGCAAGGGTCTCTTCGATCCTTTCCGAGATCGATGAGATGAAAAGGGAGATAAAGAAACTTCAGAGCGGCGAAACGGGCGGAGAGATGGAAAAGATAATCCAGTCGGCTGCCGTTGTTGAAGGGATCCGTATCGCGTCGGGAAGGATCAATGTCAGGGAGAGCGGGGACCTCAGGAACCAGGCTGATATATTCAGAAGCAGGGTCGCGTCCGGCGTCGGGGTGTTTTCATGCCCCCAGAAGGGGAAGATGCAGTTCGTGATCACCGTTACCGACGATCTTCTGAAGAAGGGGATCGAGGCTGGACTTCTTGTTCAGGCGCTCGGAGAGATCGCGGGCGGTGGCGGAGGTGGGAAGAAACACCTCGCCCAGCTGGGAACGAAAGAGATGGAGAGCGAAAAAAAGGTTTTTGAAGCACTCCCCGGGGTTGTTAAAAAACTGCTTTCAGATTAA
- a CDS encoding SLBB domain-containing protein translates to MRYLNRYPVLFLILVLLIPSVPASTQITGKNLLAESTGNVAGEDGRDQTGNQALVSQQYLEKAIDPDEYVLGPNDMIIINLVGPDQRFFRLSVLPEGYVFIPGIGALGADGLTLTDFRKKLEAEADRYFHNISVFCYLLVPRRFRVFVTGEVGKPGAVEISAVERVSDAVEKAGSILTDGSNREVILEREGRKIKVDVLRFLMMGEFKSNPFLSNGDRIHVPVAKSHVVIRGSVKKPGVYELVTGETVDDMIALAGGLSGEAVSDTILLSRVMEDGTVSTFAIPESEFDDALLRDRDEINVMDGMIGTSRVYVFGATTKTGHYFITEGERLAELVGRIGRFDADADLGAASIERSDGEIIRLDLKEYIPPSSKTGISLRDGDMLHIPKISMMVAVGGEVQLPGRFPYEGDWTVAQYVGLAGGPTGNGSIDRVVIYSPDGRSRAGDRNTRPNRGDIIIVKRSKSSIFGGFFDMFVRVGTVVVTMIVLTR, encoded by the coding sequence ATGCGTTATCTGAATCGATATCCCGTTCTGTTTTTAATACTGGTACTGTTGATACCTTCCGTTCCGGCATCGACACAGATAACCGGAAAGAATCTTCTGGCGGAATCAACGGGGAACGTGGCGGGAGAAGATGGCCGCGACCAGACGGGTAACCAGGCTCTCGTGTCACAGCAGTATCTCGAAAAAGCGATCGATCCCGATGAATACGTACTCGGTCCGAATGATATGATCATTATCAACCTGGTCGGTCCCGATCAAAGATTTTTCAGGCTTTCGGTCCTGCCGGAAGGATATGTCTTCATTCCCGGGATAGGCGCGCTTGGCGCGGATGGCCTGACGCTGACCGATTTTCGTAAAAAACTCGAAGCCGAAGCGGACCGTTATTTTCACAATATAAGTGTCTTCTGTTATCTTCTTGTCCCACGGAGATTCAGAGTCTTCGTCACAGGTGAAGTCGGAAAACCTGGAGCCGTGGAGATCTCGGCAGTGGAAAGAGTATCCGACGCGGTGGAAAAAGCCGGCAGCATACTTACTGATGGGTCCAACAGAGAAGTGATCCTCGAGAGGGAAGGCAGGAAGATCAAAGTCGATGTCCTGAGGTTCCTGATGATGGGCGAATTTAAAAGCAACCCGTTTCTTTCAAATGGAGACAGGATCCATGTGCCGGTGGCAAAGAGCCATGTCGTGATCAGGGGAAGCGTCAAAAAACCCGGTGTTTATGAACTTGTCACCGGTGAAACCGTAGACGATATGATAGCACTCGCCGGTGGCCTTTCGGGAGAGGCCGTCTCAGACACGATCCTTCTCAGCAGGGTCATGGAGGATGGGACTGTTTCCACCTTTGCCATCCCAGAATCGGAATTCGACGATGCCCTGCTCCGGGACAGAGATGAGATCAATGTGATGGACGGGATGATCGGGACCAGCCGGGTATATGTCTTTGGAGCCACGACAAAGACCGGTCATTATTTTATTACCGAAGGAGAGAGGCTGGCCGAACTGGTAGGCAGGATCGGCAGATTTGACGCTGATGCCGATCTTGGAGCGGCGTCGATCGAACGAAGCGATGGCGAGATAATAAGGCTGGACCTTAAGGAATATATTCCACCTTCCTCAAAGACGGGAATATCCCTAAGAGATGGAGATATGCTTCACATCCCGAAGATCAGTATGATGGTCGCAGTGGGAGGCGAGGTACAGTTACCGGGGAGATTCCCCTATGAAGGGGACTGGACAGTCGCTCAGTATGTCGGTCTGGCCGGTGGGCCGACGGGGAACGGCAGCATCGACAGGGTCGTGATATATTCACCCGACGGTCGATCGAGAGCCGGGGACAGGAACACCCGCCCGAACAGGGGCGACATAATAATCGTGAAACGATCGAAATCAAGCATATTCGGCGGATTCTTCGATATGTTCGTCAGAGTCGGTACCGTCGTCGTGACGATGATAGTATTGACAAGATGA